TGTTTCCAGGCAATAAGATAGGGGGAAAGAATGAAAGTGAACaggaaattgataaataaaaatagatcgGTTTAATGGAATGGTGGATCTGAGACTTTTATGATGTCAAGTTCGCACTTTCCTCCTGGCAGCCAcgggagagaaagagaaagagagaagatATATTGCTGGACAAAAGAAAAGTAGTACTGTGGCAGAACAGGAGCACTCTCTTCTCTTCCACATGCGGGTGGATAGATCTCCTTAGATTCTGTTGAACTTAtacctttttttaaaaaccAATATTGAACTTATACCTTGAAGAATATTTTTCTTGGATATTGTTGTAGGTGTGCATGCTCAAGGAAGAAAGATCCCCACCCTTGAAAAGATAAAGGAGAAGAaacaaagagaagaagaatacCAAGAATTGTTGCCATCGTTAGCACTAGCAGTGCAGGTATCTTCATTTGTAGCCTTTGGATCCAAGTTTCCTACCTAAGATTTCCATAAcaagaatgaataaatttcaaaaggTTGACTagtgaatcaataaataagTACCAGGAAAAGTAAACAGAATCTCAGGATAAACTtagtatgtatatatataacaaaccTCAAGAATCTAACTGACCTGGTCGTTATGAGTACTAAACCCTATTTGGGTAGTGGTGGTTGTGGTATTGAGTGGTTGAGATATCTGAGAAGATTGCTGTGAGTGTGAAGGTGCCAAAAAGCTTAGAACCTGGTTCTCCTCAAATTGTACGAAACCCATCTCATGGATTGCTTGTGGCGTCGAGAACGAGACTTGTAATTCATAATTTGGAACTTCTCTTTCTCCTCCTTCCATATGCTTTTAGTAACTCTTATCAAATCAAGCTTCCACTCCCAATTCTTGTTTTTGTTCTCCTTCTCCTGTTTATGGAATGGTGCATATATGCGTCAGTAGAAAGAACTGCGCCTGTCTTGCACGAGGATGAAGTCTGGTGAACAAGTAAACGTCGAATAGCAAGTCTCCGGGAAATATTCTCTCATCTACTTTCGAATTTCtacagaaaatgaaagaattcCACAGTCactctctctgtctctctctctctcacccACCTACACATACATACAAGTGCACAGTATCTGCAAATAATTAAGGGAATATTTGGTTTTGTACTAGAAAAGAGGACTGGAATATTAATACTTACCTAGCTCCTGTACTTCTAGTTTTCCTCTAGAAAATTTTGTAAAACAAAAATtcattctataattttattaataattaaaatttaatttttttaagtatcaataaattctcttaaaatttatagcGAATAAAGATAATACTCTAATAGAGATTCTTACATGAGCTTGGTGTATGCATCACaactaaaaaaagagaatgacACGGATGTTTAAGTATTTTACACTTTGATATTAGATAattgacacatattttattaattaaatataataaatatgtattaatcatttattagTTTGATATATAGATGAGTATATACACGAAATCTGAGAAGAATTTCCCATATTCTAAACATAACAGGTTATTAATacatatgataaaacaatagAGACAGTCATCTTGAATTGCCTGAATTTAGACATTGGCAAAGCTATATTAAGTTGCCctcttaataaatttagaaagatAGTTATAATTTACATTTTATAAATGCCCTTTATCGAAAATTTGCTTGTAGCCCCACTAAATGTTAGATTTCCAAATTCTAGcttgttaaaatatatatattatgctagtataattatttctaaagtTTATTACTATTACCGTTTTTTAAGTTATatttaaccaaaaaaaattaaaaagaaataaagaatttattgtaAGAATATGTACTAATGGCTCAAGGCATATATATCCGTAAGAGAAAAGTTTTATCTTTTCGAATTGGatagtaaataattaataatgatttaaaaactatattgaattaaataaaaacatttttcGATGCTACAAGTTATCAATaacttcataaaaaaaataaagtaaatttataatcGTACAAAAAATTACTATTCACTAAAGAATAACTATTAACTATGTTagtaactattatttttatttagtaacaTGTAATGCAATCAAAACCATTGTTGTATTAAATAATGTTTTAgtcttaatattattgattagtcgctttttttattaatattataatacaaaGTGGATTACTTTGGTAATCAACCACAGAAAATGACTATATTCTAACATGTTTCTCACACATTTAGTCGTTAGATTCACGTTTTTACTCAATATCcactccattttcttttcttgcataTTTGTTGGGAAGTGTAATGACActttgaaattatataattccatattatatatatatatatatatcaaaagaaattgatatGAAATGATATATACACCGAATGCACGCATCCagaataagataaaaaaaattatttttctcattttgttttagACTTAATTcctatttatcattattattattattattattatttattttatcctttattatagaaaaatatctaaaaattagaatttcaaaagccttttttttttaagtcaCATCTTCTTTTCTTAAGAGATTAGATGGCccttaaaagtattttttttctttttcttttttttattaatagaaaattaaaaaatgaaatagaaagtgttattaaagtatttgaagataaattgaaatcaaaaattaacttttataatttaataaccATATAAGGATTATGGTTGAAATGCGTACTGagatcttctttttctatacCGGAAATTGGTGGGGAAAAAGAAAGGTGGAAACATGTAATGTTAAAGGAAGGGCAATGTACTAAGAGTATCTTTTTATTGTAGTGCCACACGTGTTTACTTGATCAATTAGGGTTCTTAAGAAGAGAATGGCATTTTATAATGCCATCTTAGCACGCAAAACATTACATGCCAAACATGACGTTGGAGACGGTGGTGTATTGAAATTAGTTTGCTTTTTATCTACCCTTCACTGTAACCCATGTTTAGAAACTCAGAGAAGAGACGAGTAGAGGGCCATGGCCGCCACTGCTTTTTCCTCTACGATTTGACGAGTACAGTACAGTAAGTAGAcatcttcttctcttcttttctttttctttttttcccattttttcatttcaaatattacttcttttataaataaacatcCAACAACTTGAACCATCAACACATCCATTTTTTCTGAAATTAAGCAGCCAAGTTGCATCAGCTGAAAGAATGCTATGAATTAGGGTTTCCGTATGTTATGTTATATGCATGGCTTAGTTCCTTGCGTAGTGAAGACTCCAAATCAGGAAACGTTCAAAGCCATTTAATTATGTGATATTGAACATGGCATTAAAACTAAGTGGTTATACCTTAATTTGGTGACTATCATATTCATTACGTTTAAGGAAGCATCATTAGGAGATAAATTGTGGATGATGGcgcaaatataatattaatcacCGTACTTTTACCTtactgaaaattaaattaactttcttatgatttgaaaaaatttgcACTGTGTTATCTGAATTGAATAACTtctaattctttctttctttattggttttagttctaacaaaatttaaatgatCAAAACCTCCATTGAAAGAGTAGAAATACATCGTGTTGTTGAAGTGGTGGTAGCATTAATTTCCTGCATTGAAAAGGAGATGCATGTTAGTAAAATGAGAAGGGAAAGGGAATGGGGACTGAGCTATAGGAATTAAGTCTACGGAGGCAATGAGTGGTGGGGTACATGAAAGCTTCCATATATGTCGACAATagttgagaaagaaaagaaaagaaaaacaaaaggataAGAGCCTGCCTCTCAAATCCTGCCAAATAGAATTCCAATACACATACATGTTATGCATCTCTCTAATCCTTATTTATGCATAATTGCATGATATATGTCCACTGGGATCACCCTTttctgaaaaaattaaaaataaattaaaaaatatgaaaagttGTTACATACACtctgtaaatattttaataaatagaaaattgacatgtatatataagtattttatattttgatattttaatagttgacgcatattttattatttaaaattaataagtatatgTCAATTATCTATTCTTTTAGTCTATAAGTGGAAGGTagatcaaaattatataagcATTTACTTCTCAAGAACACTATCATAACTACCTCTTCCTCCCCCTTCCACTCACTTCTCCTTAGTTACTTCACCCAgagtctctctctctctctctctctctatttctttctCCGTGAAAGGACCTCCTCAACTTCCCCCACAATACCAACAACAACAAACTCTCTCTTTCAATAGTACTCCAACAACAACAGCAAcatgaatatatatacattaatcTCTCTTTATGCCTTTTCTACTCTTCATCAATTTCACCCTTAACCAGAATAagaatgaaattattattctaagaagaaaaagaaaaggttaagctATCTCCagcagatatatatatatatttgtagtGCTTCTTTGACTTTCGATGAATACTGGGCCTCCCTTCTCCCTGCCTCACGTAGCAGAAATAGCCTAGTTGAAAGCGAATTTCATAACAAGGGGCCACTCAGTCCAAGTTCTTGAAAAGATATTGGATAAGACATAAATTATCGACAATTACTTATATATTAGTTAGCAGTAAAGGATGCTTAGAGTTTAAactttaaacaaagaaaatttacaTTAATGAAGCACAATGTAACTTTGGTTATTCATATCAGATTTCCTGATTACACCACCATCAGTACTCTTCCTTAGATCACAACCCAAAAGAATCAAATAACgcttagaaaataataatcatataatagCTAAGCCTAGACATCCATTTATTGAACGGCAGCCCGTGCCGCTGAGGGAAAATGTCAATCAACCTCAGCTTTTCGCAACACATGATGCatgatcatcatcatcacaaTACTATTTTGCCAAAGACACTAGTCTTATATGGATATCGATTCTTTCAGGCCTTTAAtcagattaaaaataataatttcctTTCCACGCTAAAGAACTTTTCTGAAAGATATCATTTAAATTAAGAAGAATATTAATGTATGACAAGATTCTTTTACTGGTCggttgaagaagatcttttcctttcttttcatttcatcTTTTAGGTTGCTAAcctaaagaaaaatgaaacaaaaaagagaTAGTGAATTCCCGTTATTTCAAAAAGATTTTTTATCCAGGGTCAACATATACGGAGTAAGACCTGCCGAAAACTTTGAGTTAGAgaatttatatagaatataGACATTGCCAGCTGAAGATTTCAACAAGAAAGCTACTTGTGAAACCTGATGTGCCGACAAAAGGATAGAATACAAGTTTCAACCCTGTCAAACTCATCTgttgaattaaagaaatatataggAAAATTGCACTGTAAATGTGAATACGAACTTGGAAGAATATGCAAATGGCATATGCACATATGACAAACATTTCTGACAATGGTATAATGTTACAAATAACTAAACAAATGGACAAATCTTACAGGGAGCGGGTACTTGGCTTTTAAAGATATACGGTCTTAGCTAAACCTTTCGGAGATTACTCCAAAAGTCACAGATACTTATTAAGCATGTTTCTCAATGAAAAAAATACTCCATCGATTTGGGTCGCAGGGTCGTGCACTCGAGAGTAATCTTAGAAGCGAAAAATAGTTAAGATTCCAGCAGTAGTCGTTTTCCAAAGAATCAAAAGAAGCGAAAAATATTTCGGAATCAGTCTCTGAACGTTGATTATGACAAGGCTTATTCTAGAGCTACAGGGGAATGGATGACTTGTCATTTGTCAATAATCTCATGTTCTTCTTAATTAATTGGCTCCTGGAGCATTAAAAGTTGAGACTCTCCTTGCCACTGGCCTCTCTATGCCTTGCAACTATTCATCTTCAAAGAATATTCTTGCTTTTCGCGTCCCCTCTTCTCCATTATATATGCAAATAGGGCACGTGTAATGGCATTTATCCATCGACTTCTTAGGACCTACAAGGAGATTTCACAGAATCTATGATAACCtgaatttttcttctctttttttttttatatttcttttgtgtctttcAAACAAATTAGAGCCAAGATTACAATGTGAAAATGAAGCTGATCAGAAAGCTTTAACATATTCCTTGTCGCTCAAGGGGAATGATTTAGATGAAGAAAGTAAACTCCCGACTTTTCAAGAACTTGAAGCATAACGTCTCAATTCTCACAGCTGTATGGTGATTAGGATTACAATtacgatatatatataatgtggTGGTCAAGTGTCAACATCACAAATAATTGGATTTACAAGTTAATCTCATTGATCAGTCACTGTAATTGTCATTAGGTCACACGGTCATCTTAACCAGAATCTGAccaaattcaaaaaaagaaagaattttcgtatatatatatataaaacttcaTTGACTATTTGGTGAAATTAATTGAGATTCATGTGGCTTAATTAACTTGTCTTAGTAACTCTTATTCTCATTTGACAGTGTCAAATAAACCATAACATTTCATTTCGTACAAAACCCAGATACAGCAAGAATCGGAAAAGAGTAAAAtgcattaattaaataaattaatataaatgagTGACAAATTAAAGTGACTGCTTCTGTACCTAATAATAATTGCAAAACATGTCAGCTCAACAATATATCACTTACAGTGTCTTGTTAGACAGATACCGAGGATTTTTGCACATGCTCTGTGTCTTGTAGCAGCCTCTCTATATGCCTAAAGAAAAGGGTTTTAGCTCATCTTGTGCCACTATTCGTGAAAACCCTATCTTCTTGTGCTCATTTGCTgttcatattaatttactgtttttcttctcttttttttttttaaaaaagaagaagaagaagaagaagatactGTCTATAAGCAAaacttgaagaaaaaaatacgAAGCTAAATATCGAACGTTGAAGAGATAAAGAGTAGGGCTTTTAATTGTGACCAAGAAACAATGTCAACGGACCATAGTGTTTGCTTTCTTTAGTTATATGGGAAAGTCTGTACTCTTTACTAGGAGAGTATTACACAGAAAGCGCAGATGAAGTGAATTTTCATATTGTACCTGGACATggaaatatatcaatataaactCACAATATAATAACATGCTTAGATattaattacatgatttactgtgtaattatattgatttatgTACTTgtctaaagaaaagaaaaaagaaagaaacctaCTCAGTTTGAAGAATTAAAGGAACAGAGATGCTTGatggataaaaagaaaaaagaataaaaggaatatatgTGCAGATGGGGCTGTGATAAACTCTTAAATTAACAAACTACACAGTGAAATAGGACAATGCGGGGATGgggcaaaagaagaaaaagggaagGCTAAGCTACGGATCCGACAGGGTCATCATTTCTAAAATCAAAGTTCAAAAGTGTAATGAATAATCTACCCCCCgaagattataatttaaagcAATAAGGGAGAAAGACAGAGAGAGAGGGGAAGGCAGTATGTGTGCTGAATTCCATGTAATAATCATGACCTCTCAATCAAAGTTTTTAattcttccaaatttcatgATGGGAGGGTGAGGCGTCAGATATTTGGTGGACCCCTCCTTTGTATGTCTCTTGGAAAAAACCCTctacttattttcttttttacttgggtttgttttgatcattaaaaattaataaattaaataataattttgttgcAACTTGATTTAAAATGGAATTTCATGCTGGTGAAACTTCACAATCTTCACCCACTTTCCCAAATTATCTTTCACTTTCAAATTTTGTTACTATAATTACTTGTTGCTGCTGTCTTTTAAGTCCCTTTTTAAGACCAATGCAGTTTGATTGTAAAAGGAAGtaccaatatttgaaaaatattcaCACGCATGAGCTTATCCTCTTCCCATTAATCATAAAGCACTCCGATGAAAGAGCAACTTATGTTTTAAGATTTTGAACATAAGATACTTAACTGACAATTCCTaatcattattataattattaaatcataGAGTAATCCAGTTGCTTTTCTCATTCTTAAAAGCTTTTAATTTCCAAAGAAGCCACATATTTTTACTACAAGGTTACTTTTTTAGgaagaatttaaaaagaaaaattatctacTTTTTTGTTGTCTATTAGTCTctgatgatttatttttagaaaagaaacttAAAAGATGTAATTTCCCTAGCTAGAAaatcttcttcctttttcacCATAATGGTCATGAGAATACATACTGATTGCATCTACCAAAAATCTCATCATGTATTGCGGTGTCCGATTCccgtttcttcttcttttctttttttagtttgCATGGGTCACAGAACAAACAATTTGAGAAGGATCCCAACTCAGCCCATTAAACCTTAATGTTAGagctttttatattttttttaggcGGAGAAAAGTACAGCCAGCCCAGTACTTTTTCTAGTTAGCCATGGGCTTTCTTCATCGAACATGTTGAAATGGTCTGTCTTATAATAACCCAAATAggaagtttctttttcttggaaTAAGAGGAAGAAAGGCTAAGGCCTGAAGTGAATATTAAGTGACGATTGGGTTAAGGACACACACTCAAGCTTTTGCATTCTCCAGGCGCCCTATCTATACCAATGAGATTAGTCTCGCATGTTATACTCAATATTAGTGGAGAAACCATCATGGAGATTCATCCTGATGTTTGTGTTGGGGGCCTTTAGAGTTTTCATactctcttctctctcttaTTGATTGATATATGCATTTGCAAGAATGCTGAATTGAGTATCggtgtttttatttcttaaattatgaatttgtaTATCACTTTCTAGGAATAGAGAATAGAAATATTAGGTAGAGTACACAAGACTTACAATTTTCGAAGACttgatcttttttattttgttaatttaaattcACTGGTGGACAAgagaagggaaaaaaaaattaaattaatgattCGCTGTCGTTTCAGGTTGGTGAGATCATCAGCAGATTTGAGAAGAAGGGTTTCTCCCTCAAaggtaatttattttgttaccCTAATTTCATGTTTTCCTTGGACTGACTTACCTTTTCTCTTTAGATTAGTCTATGTCGttattcatattaattatattttatgttggATGTTACTTGTATGAACCTGGTATGTTAATGACTTCTGAAGCAAATTTTTTGAAACTGCCAATCCTTTTTCCCTAATTGAATTATTACTTGCTATGTCTGACAAAGTTGATAAATAACCGAAATgaaattatcttttctttttcttattgtctGGCAAACGGTTACTGGGAAAAGCTAATAATTGttgattcataatttaaatttaggtTTGAAGCTAATCACTGTGGATCGCTCTTTTGCTGAGCAGCACTATGCCGACCTGTCTGCAAAGCCTTTCTTTAGTGGACTTGTTGACTACATTATCTCTGGCCCTGTTGTTGCTATGGTTTGGGAGGGTAAGAATGTTGTAACTACTGGCCGCACAATAATTGGAGCTACCAATCCTGCTCAATCAGCTCCTGGAACTATCCGTGGTGATTTTGCAATTGACATTGGAAGGTGAATTGTTCAGCTTCTGCTGATTTGTTAGATATCCATGCCGGTGGAATGGATGAGATCATAGCTTTTGATTTCAGATTCTTTCTATTTGAGCCTTTTAGAGGATGAAATCTTAGTTTTCTCAGTTGATTGTAGACATCTTTTCAACATGGTTCTTTCTGTTCTGTTGAACTGTTTGTGTATCTTAAAGTGGCAATTTGTTTTTGATTTGCAGGAATGTTATTCATGGTAGTGACTCAATTGAGAGTGCTAGGAAGGAAATTGCCCTTTGGTTCCCTGAGGGCCCTGTTAGCTGGGAAAGCAGCCTGAAGCACTGGATCTACGAGTAAACTGTTGGCAGTTGAACTCTTGTGTGCTGCTAGTAATCTATATGTCCAATATTCATATTTGGTCATCTATGAACTTGTGAAGTTTTGACTTATATTATGTTTAGAACTAGCTATTGCTGTCTTTTTCATCGAGGAACATGAGAAATGTTTATCAGATTATTATTCAAATGCGTATCAGATTATCGATTATGATTAAGCCTTGTGTTAAATTGATTTATTCTTTGATATTTTATCTGCGTGCAATAGTGAATTCCACTTTGAGACGTTGCTTCTTTCTAACTAATTTTGTGGCAATCCTTGGTTGTGATATGATTTGATATAATTGGTTATGATTCATAATGAAGCAAGGCATTTACGATGGCACTGGAATAGGTTAAGAGGAGGCACAATGACTGAATATAAATGCAGCAGTTCTATCCATCATGGGAGTTTATTTCAATCTTAAATCAACTTTTTGACTCCTAAATTAGAGGTTAAGAATATGtagagtttattttattttattttttagtaacgTTTTGCAAAATGTTAGAAACATTCGGCAGATCCGGACAGACACATGATCCTGCATAAACAGAAAAGTGAATGATCATGCACAAGCATACACCATTTCAGACATCTGAGCCAATCGGGTTTAACTTATTAGAAATCAGCCATGGCCAGACTGGACATCGGTGGATATATTAAGTTAGGATTGACGTGTCTCTCCAAGACCACCATCAAAATACATGATGATGAATATATCCAGATTGTTAAGAACTGATCCTTCTCTATTTTGGGCAAATGTAGCATAAGACTGCTAAGACGTTAACctaaaacataatataaagAGCATTTTCTAGcattaaaaaaggaaatgaaaCAGAGGCAGGGTCTAGACAGACTCCAAAATAATGCAATTCATTATTAGCACATTATCACTGTAAACATAAGCAATAACTGAATCCATTCAATTCCCCCTGAGCAAGCCAAGCTAATAGCAATGAGGTGCCAGAAGTTCAAGATTTCCAGAAAAATTCGTGTATGGTGCCCAAAACAAgccaaaaagaataaaataacatgaaaaaaaaagacactAGAGAGCTAGGATTTTGATTCCCGATCACCTTCTCACAATTGGTAATAAACATTCCAACCTAACTACAGTGGTATACAGAACCATGCATAGGCACTGTCTTGATCTTCCTCATAACGCAACAAATCAGCTGCTGTATTTGGACCCTAAATGCAATCATTCTTATATCAACGGTTTCATCCTTACAAACTCTTGAgactttcttctttcctttttccagTACAAGAAACTTGATAAACTCAACAACCCATTTCAGAGATTAAATGGGAGTTTGGTGGCATTGCTTCACTGAAGTTATAATGAGAAGCATCAGTTCGTGAACAAAATCATCTAATTAAAATggtcaagaagaagaaagtggcagtaaccctaaaaaaaaacaaaagaaaagaagagaatgtGCCTGCTGCCTGGCACAAATCTTGTTTGTTACAACAGTTAACTCTCAAACTGCTAAACTATCGTGTAAGAAGGCCGTAAGAGGGCAAGTCTTCTAGCCGTGTTATGTCCTCCAGCAGAAGCTCCCTTTCAAGTTGACGACGCGTGGATTTCATAACAGTCTGGTAAAAGCATCAAAGAAGATAAGTAGAAACTATTGAGATCTATTCATCCATTATTCATGGAAGAGAACCTTGATCTATTTCTAGAAGAAACTGTAGGGTAAGAAACTCACGTTGAAGTccatgtatgatgcatgcatGTTCAGCCATTGATGATCCATTAGCTTGAACGTAATGCAATAGAGAAGGTCAAATGCTGATTCATTCTCTGTGAGAGCAGATATGATCACAGCAAAACTTATGCTTCTCGTATcgatataatataattatttagaaagaagaaagaaagacttTTTTTTACACATAATTTATGTCAAGATTCTACCAACACCAGGAACTCAATAGTACCTGTTAGGAACTTCAAGAAAACTGCTCCCACCATTGTTCGTGGCTTGACTGAAGAAATGAAGCAAACAGTTTACTGTCCAGAAAAATCAAGTTCGAAGACAAGACTATGCTTTGGATGCGCCATGAATTTTAAGGAATGTCACTGAGCCTTATCtgattaaaacaattaaatgtCCAAAAGAATCAGGTTCCAACCTGACTGTCTACGGTTTGGGTGTACCATGGATATTACAAAGGGCTGTCAAGTTTCTACagttcaaattaaaatttcacttTTAGAAAATGGGGAAACAAAGAAAAACGCGTAATATGGCAGCTCACCAAATGCTTAAGCCATAAAATAAATCCTAAGCCAAGCTAGTAAAAAACCAGTATcaagaaatcaataaaataagcCTGGTTTGGAATTTTGAAAAGCAGGATATATTTCAAATGGCACGCAAACAATTTCCATATGAAATCCAGATGTTTTTTCTCTCCTGAACGAGGcaaacataattataaaagttaacaattaattagagaaagaaaattatgaagggaaaaagaattttttagaGATTTCCAGGTGATGCTTTGCACACAAAAATAACTGAAGAATTAACCTGCTTCAAGATCAAGCATCTGAATGAGCATAAATGTAATGTTCACACCAGCTACAGCAAATGGGTATTCCCACACTGACCGATCACCTTCtcgcttttgaagaagatcctGGAAAGACGTCTGCATTGAAAGATGAGCAGAAAAGAAAGCTCATTCAACactgaa
The Ricinus communis isolate WT05 ecotype wild-type chromosome 1, ASM1957865v1, whole genome shotgun sequence DNA segment above includes these coding regions:
- the LOC8263297 gene encoding probable WRKY transcription factor 12 isoform X2: MEGGEREVPNYELQVSFSTPQAIHEMGFVQFEENQVLSFLAPSHSQQSSQISQPLNTTTTTTQIGFSTHNDQVGNLDPKATNEDTCTASANDGNNSWWRSSSSSEKNKVKVRRRLREPRFCFQTRSDVDVLDDGYKWRKYGQKVVKNSLHPSLVAPLYTHLQFA
- the LOC8263296 gene encoding nucleoside diphosphate kinase B; protein product: INDSLSFQVGEIISRFEKKGFSLKGLKLITVDRSFAEQHYADLSAKPFFSGLVDYIISGPVVAMVWEGKNVVTTGRTIIGATNPAQSAPGTIRGDFAIDIGRNVIHGSDSIESARKEIALWFPEGPVSWESSLKHWIYE